The following are encoded in a window of Cryobacterium sp. CG_9.6 genomic DNA:
- a CDS encoding PLD nuclease N-terminal domain-containing protein: MPKLLIGLGLAVLILTVYTLVDCALFDRNRVRGLPRWVWILVIVLVPLIGPLLWLFVGRGRGTTPVGRSFRTVAPDDDPDFLRSLNVDKDDRERLRRLEEDLANLDNPDATDKKTPEPGEGEQPGRRDV, translated from the coding sequence ATGCCCAAGCTGCTGATCGGACTCGGACTGGCCGTCCTCATACTGACCGTCTACACGCTCGTGGATTGCGCCCTGTTTGATAGAAACCGCGTACGTGGTCTTCCGCGCTGGGTCTGGATCCTTGTCATCGTTCTCGTGCCGCTCATCGGGCCGCTGCTGTGGCTCTTCGTTGGTCGCGGACGCGGAACCACGCCGGTCGGACGATCCTTCCGTACCGTCGCCCCCGATGATGACCCTGATTTTCTCCGGTCTCTCAACGTGGACAAAGACGATCGTGAGCGCCTGCGCCGCCTCGAAGAAGATCTCGCCAACCTTGACAACCCCGACGCCACTGATAAGAAGACCCCCGAACCGGGCGAGGGTGAGCAGCCGGGTCGCCGCGACGTCTGA